GGCCGCCTTGGCCTCTTCCTGctgaggaggaaggagtgggCCACACCCTCCACCTTTGGCCCTGTTGGCTTTAAGAGCTGACAAAAACACCTCACCTGAAACTGTCCATTTCACTTGGATGGAAtacagtttcctttctccatgtgcCCAGATGCGGCACACAGCCCATTTCTCCACAGCGCTAAGAACGAATGGCTGACTTCTCCCACTTGCCTTCGGCCCTGGCGGAGCAGATGCTGCCCGTGCTCTGCCCATCTGCCCGTGGCACTCGCCATTCCACACGTGGGCAGTCGTACTGCAAGCACTTGTGAGTCTCTGAATGAGGGCATTCTGGGGCCACATCAGCAGGGGTGGCTCTCATATGTGGCAACCTGGAGTGACAGGGAATAGTGCCCCCAGGACTGTCCTCAGCCAATGAGAGAGAGGAGCGGATGGATAAAtacctcagcttcctcccctctaGGCTAGAACAGCTGGAGGCTTGTTCTGTACTGTCCCCCAGAGGTCCTCGGCAGGGACCAGTTGTCCACAGTAGTCTTCTGCTCACAAACATGCCTATCACTGTCATTTTTCCCATTCCTGACGCAgctcccctttcccctcccagtGCTTCTCGGGCTGAGCTCCCAAATAAACTGCTTGCACTCAAATCCTCGTCTCAGCGTGTGCTCCCGAGGAAGCCCAACCTAAGACACAATCGATACAACAACTGAGGCTCCAGGCCATCCCGTGACACAGTGGGCAGATCCACATCTCCACTAGGTGGAGGCACCCTGGGACGTCAGCTAAGGGGCTGCGTTTGGGTCACGCTCACGGTTTACAGAGCGGGGTAGttgagtggttctcaaccaggaggTGGTTTTACCCCACCCCCCAGGGGATATTTGCCGATATCTGGAGCCATTTTTGGTTACCACAGCTGGGGACGAGTGCTAGGGCATCTGGTGGGAaggacagggatgctgctaaacatcctacagtgcacaggacagcccccgtGCCCCCACAAgcaatgtcaacagtgccaaggttcAGAAGCCCTGGCACGGTACAGCAccagagtcagaagacctggctCTGGGTACTTTTCTCAGCTCTAAAAAGGCGGTGAAATATTTACTTCGCAGGGTTCTTATGAGTCTTGAGTTGAAGTAACGGGAGCGTGGAGTCAATCATTCCTTCATTCTATGGCGCCAACCATGAGCCAAGTAATGACCGAGTTGGTGACcaaacaaagatggaaaagacaccgtctctgccctcagggagcccagaGGCTGGGTGTGGAGAAACAGTGCAAACACTCAATGCCTTTCCAATGCGAACCTGGCTCCAACGAGGCACGTGGTGAGTGTGCTTTGACAGAGGCACAAGAGGATGCTCGCTTCCTGGAGACAGGAGAGGATGTTGGAGGTGAGCGGTGCAGACCAGCAGCTGACTAAGCAGAGAGGACCGCTGAGCAGAGGACACAGCCTTTGACGAGGGTACAGAGCCCTGAAGGGGTTGGCCTCTCTGCAGCAAGGTGACCATGCTCAGAGCACAGAAAGCTCGGGAAAGAGAGGGCAGAGATGCacctgggaaggaggcaggcgCCAGGCGGTGTGGGGCCTACGTGCAGGGCCGGGACAAGGCGAGGCAAGAGAGGCAGCTAGGGCGCCAGCCCTGATGGGACTTGCACCACGCCGAGAGCGGGTGTCTCCTTCAATCTGGTGCCCTAGGcccctcacttgcctcacccaaGTCCCCGCTCTGCTCCTTTGCCACAACAAGAAGCTGGGAAGTCGAGTCTGCAGGCCAGGAGCAGCCAGCAGAACCCTGGGACTTCTTCAGTTTTGAGGAAGACAAGCCGACTCAGGCACAGGGCCACCATGCCACTTCTCATCCAACAAAATCTCCAGTTCAGATCAAGAAAACAGAGCTTTCCCTTTCTGTTAGCGTCTCTGCCCAAATGGAATACTGTTACAGATTCACACTTTGTCAGACCCAACACACAGCAAACCCCTGAGGACAGAAGCTAGCGGGATGGTAGGTGAGCAGCCTGCCAGGGTCTGGGAGGCAGCTAAGTCCATCTACTCCAGTTGGAAGAATAAGGCAGTGCTTTGAATGAGGGCCAGAGCTCACGCTCATCTCACTACTTCCCGCTTCATTCAAGTTGGATGTTTGGGTTACTGGACAGCAAAGTAGGATTCGGCTCCCCAGGCTCATGCTTGGCCTAAATTTGGACAGGTgcggggaagagagagacagggaaggcATGCTGACAAGGGTCAAGAAACTGATTTCAAGCCCCTGGAGGCACTCCACGAGTGTCCATCCGCCCAAACCACTGGTATGGCGGTCCGAAATGATTCTTGTCTGTTCCTGAACAAGAGGCATGTTTAAGGGACTCTCAGTCTAGGAGTTTTCAATCTTATCTCAATAGCCTGTATCTACTGTGACATGTAATTATCATAATTGCTATCgattaaaaaatacacactttCTAGCAGTCTGTAATTCAAGAGTTTTGGCAATTTGTCTTGGATTCTTCTCATTTGTGCGACTTTACTAGGAATATTGTACTATCATCATGTCTGCATCTAAACACCAAGAGATTCTTTGAAAAACTTGTCCAAGAAGGCTGGCAGCTTTCAAGGCAACGGAACTAATGGAAGACAATGGCTCATAAATTATCTAAGACTCAATCACATCTCTCCAAATCCATCATTAGGACTGTAGCTGTGGTCTACAGCTACAggaatcatttaaaatgtactgCCGTCGCCTGGAACAATAGTTCTCAACCCCATCAGATGCAAATCACCTTTTAAGACAAGTAGTTTAATCCTGAACTGTAATTCATAGACAAAGGAACTTCCTCccacatactttttaaatttattttattttattttttgctgaggaagatttgccctgagctaacatcagttccgatctccctctactttgtatgtgagcctctgccacagcatggccactgacagtgATGCAGGTcgacctgggaaccaaaccctggctgctgaagtggagctgaacttcaccactagcCACAGGCGGGACCCCCCCAccctccactttttaaaaacctgcaaaATGCCCTTATTGTAATACACAGGGAGATCAAGGGGCAGTACTTGCGTATACGAATGCCACGTTTTGTGCACATCTATATGAAACCCGTGGGCAGGAGATCACTGGAAGCGTCAGTGAAGGATCCTGCCACTTGCAGCGAGTACAGTGAGCGTCCGCGTAGGCAGGAGCTACAGATGTGGACTCTCTGGCGGCGTTAACCTGGTGATGGACACCGGGAGCAGCCCTGCCATGGAGGACGAGAGATTCTAAAAACAGTGAACAACTCCTGGTGAAGTTCCggccaagaaaagaaatgaccGCCTTCCACGGCTTTCCCGACGCTTGCATTCCTGCGAAAACCGTATGCACTAAAAGCGTAGCAGAAAAGCATGGATTTCTTtgttggttgcttgtgctttgacGTGCATGCTGTTGATGGCGAACGAAGAGAAAAAGCCCGGCGGGCCCAGGCCTCGGGTGGGAAAGCAGCCTTCGCAGCAGGGAGCGCGGCCCCGGCCCGCAGGCCACCGCAGGGGGCAGCGGCCCGCCGGCGGGGAGGGCGCAGGCGCAGCAGCGGCGCCGCAGGGGGTAGGTGGGGGGGGTGACGACCCTCCCATCCACTTCCGGCCCGGCCCCAGCGACACGAGGCTCAGCGCGGTGGCGGCTCCAGCGCGTGGCGGCTTTTCCGATCGCAAGTACTTCGTGCGGCGCTTCCCTGGGGCGGGTCTCCTGGGGTCCGTTTTGAAGCGAGGCCGGTGGCTCCGCCTCGGGTCGCGGCGTTTGCAGGCAGATAATCTATAGGAAGGACGGGATTTCCACCGGCTCGTCACTTGGGCTTTGCCTTCTTTTAGGGCCCCTGTCGTACGCGATGATGCAACACGCCTTAGAACGAGCTCTGGATCGCGCGGCGTGTGTCATCGAAAGTGCCCAACAGAGACCTCCTAAAAGGAAGTACGCGTCTAGAGGGGAAAAATCGGTCTATGAGAAACTGTATGACATATATGTTGAAGAATGCGACAGAGAGCCTGAGGTTGCGGAGGAATTACGAAGCAACGTGAACTTGCTAGAGAAGCTTGTTCAGAGAGAGTCGTTGTCGCGTTTAGTGGTCAATCTGCACCCAGGAGAGCAGGGATACTCGCTGATGCTCAGGGGAGAAAATGGCTCGTATTCGGAGACCATTCGACTGTCTTATGAAGAGGGGGAACTGCTCCAGTACTTGGATGCAGAAGAATTACCTCCTGTTTTGGTGGGTCTCCTGGAAAAATCTCAGGTGAACGTTTTTCACTGTGGATGCGTCATCGCAGAAATACGGGACTACAGGCAGTCCAGTGACGTGGAGGCCCCTGGTTACCAGAGCAGGTACATTCTCTTACGACCAACCATGCAGACGTTAGCCTGCGACGTAGAGTCCCTAACCAGCGACAGCCAGACATGGACCCAGGAGGACAAACTGTTGCTCGAGAGCCAGCTGATCTTAGCCACAGCTGAACCACTGTGTCTTGATCCTTCTGTGTCAGTAGCCTGCACTGCAAACAGTCTGCTTTATAACAAACAAAAGATGAACGCTGACCCAATGAAGCGCTGCTTCAAGAGGTGCTCGAGCCCGGCTCTGAGTCGGCAGCAGGAGTTGTCTCATGGCCCACCTCCGCCCGAGCTAACGGTACTGACTTCTTGCCAACCAAGCAAAGAGAGTAACGCAGGTGAGCAGTATGACCTCAAAATTTCTGGAGCAGGGAATTATGTGGATGTGTGGGAACAGAGACCCTGTGACTTGGCCGTACCTTCTGaagtggatgtggagaaatatgCTACAGGGAGGAAGTCTGTGAGCTCTTATGACTCCCAGCCAACAGGCTGGCCAGcccatgaagtcagagatgattCTGTATTTGAATGGGAAGCAGGTGATCAGTACCGGGATACAAAGATGTTCTTCATGCGCTCGCTTAATGATCCACTTATCTCTGGGAAAGAAATGTCACCTAAAAAAGCCAGATATGAGAGACAGCTGTCTCCCCCCCACGCCTCCAGAGGTGACCATTCAAAGAGTTTCATGCCTGGGTCGAAGACTGATGCTGGGACGGTAGTCATTCGGCCCGAGGAATTGGTCCAGAAGAACAGCAGTTGTCCAGTCAAGGTGTCACACAGCTCCAGTGGCTCAGCCAGTCTCAGCCCACTTTCTCCAGGGAAGGAAACAGAACGGCCTAAGACCGTGCTGCTTCAGGCCTCAGTCCTGGGGGAGGAAGTCCAACCTCCACCGCCGCCCGTCACGCTGCTCTCGAGCTCAGGCACGAGTTCCTCAGCCAGCAGTTTTCCTCCACAGCAGGCAGGCGGCTTTCATAAGTCTGCATCTCCTGCTCCTGCTTCTAAGCCACCAAGTCTTCCCCAGAACTCCCCTGTGGAAGTGAGTCGAGTTAGCACGCTTCCTGCAGCCGCCCAGTCCACTGCTGGCTCATCACAAACACCGGTGACCACCCAGGTCAGGGTCAGCCCCGTTGGTGTCAGGGTCATCAAAGTGGTGAATTCTGTTCCCGGAACCCACGCTTTGGGGAGAGCTCCCAGCCCCTCGCAGGGCTCTGCCACTCCGGCCACAGCTCCCGCGGGAAACTTGCCCAGCAACCTGCCCTTAAGAGGCCGGCCACCAAAAGCGCCACCCACTGCCCTGCAAGCGAATTCTCAAGTAGGTGTTCGAGTGATTTTAAAAGATGCTCCAGGTGCCAGGCCCTTAACTCTGCTCCAGTTTCCACCAGGTTCGCTCATTGTGAACACCCAGCAGCTgcctgggcagctgcagcagcagcagctctatCAGCTGATTCCAGAGCTACAGGGTCAGCAGCCCTCCACTTCGCATCCTCAGCAGCTAGTGTCACAGGCTGCAAGTGCACAAGGTTCAGCCAGTCAGAAAACGGCCTTCTGTGCCCAGCAAGCTGTTGTCATTAACGTCAGTGGAAGTTTTCTGCAGCCCCAGGTGATTGTGTTGTCTCCGCCTGTCCCTGCCCTGCAAAGACCTGGGCAAAGCCTTCCTCTGCAGAGAGTCCAGCTCTCCTCCGCcttgcagcagctgcagcagccgCAACGTCAGCAGCAACCACAGCATCAGCAGCAGCCACGGCAGCAACAACAccgtcagcagcagcagcagcagccgcagcagcagcagcagcagcagcagccgcagcaGCCACGGCAGCAACAacacctgcagcagcagcagcagcagcagccacagcagccaCGACACCTGCAGCAGCCACAGCATCAGCAGCAGCCACGGCAGCCACAacacctgcagcagcagcagcagccacagcagccaCGACACCTGCAGCAGCCACAGCATCAGCTGCTGCAGATACAACACTTGAGAATCTTGCAGCCCCCAGTGGCTGTGGCACCAGCAGCAGCCCAGACAGGTCAGCCCCGTCGGCGCCCGCAGACAGCAAGCCAGTCACAAGGTAAAGTGAATAGAGGCCCTCCAACCCCTCCCAAACCCTGAGGTGcgttattttctctttctccaaatccCAGGGCATCGAGCCTAATGAGTCCCGAGTTTTTGGTTCATTTGTGGTTTTTCTAATATGTCAGTCGTTCCCATTATTAGATGTGCAAGCTTGATACCGAAGCGCAGCCCCGGGCTTTTCACCTAGAAACAAGGAAGAGGTTTAATAAGCTGGGGTGTTTTCCTGAAGCCATTGCTTTGGGGGCGGTTGTTGACATAGTTGTTTTTATCATCATGATCTAACGTGTACCCAACTCCAAACTAGGCTCAAACTCTTGAGGCCTATAAGTTCTCTAAAACAAGAAAACCACCACACCAATCAGGTTACAATTAGTATTATTTTAACAGGATggctagtttttaaattttttaagtgagttaaaaaacatttaacataaaatgtaccatcttaaccattcttttgagagtttttagaaaaatgttttaaggttggtacctgagctaacaactgttgccaatcttcttttttctttttctttttcttttccccaaagcccacggtgcatagctgtatatcttagcttttggtccttctagttgtagcatgtgggacgccgcctcagcgtggcctgctgagcggtggcatgtccgcgcccaggatctgaactggtgaaccccaggctgctgaagtggagcgcacgaacttaaccactcggccacggggccggccccttaaccatttttaagtgagcAGTTCCATGATGTTCAGTATATTCTCATTGTTGTCCAGCAGATTTCTAGGCCTGTTTTCCTTTTGCCGAAGTGAAGCTCTGTGTCCCCTGAGCACCAGCTCCCCGtgtgccctcccccagcccctggccaccgccattctctttcctgtctctgaGTGTGGCTGCTTCAGATCCTTCATGGAAGTGGGGTCACACAGGATCTGTGTTTTTGTCACTGGATTATCTCGcttagcatcatgtcctcaaggttccTCCACGTTGTAGATGTGACCGGAAGGTCCATAGTTTTTGAAAAATGGTTTCACTGTACAAAACATGTGTTGAAGCGACCTGTGAAATATTGAAACATGTTCAGAAGAATGTACTTtggtatttgtttatttagtttaaaAGGTTTGTACACAGTGtaggaaatgtaatttttacaaatgtgttttgaaaaaaagttaaaactaccAAAAAATAATGCTTGTCCCACT
This portion of the Equus quagga isolate Etosha38 unplaced genomic scaffold, UCLA_HA_Equagga_1.0 68161_RagTag, whole genome shotgun sequence genome encodes:
- the LOC124234054 gene encoding transcription factor SPT20 homolog; this encodes MQHALERALDRAACVIESAQQRPPKRKYASRGEKSVYEKLYDIYVEECDREPEVAEELRSNVNLLEKLVQRESLSRLVVNLHPGEQGYSLMLRGENGSYSETIRLSYEEGELLQYLDAEELPPVLVGLLEKSQVNVFHCGCVIAEIRDYRQSSDVEAPGYQSRYILLRPTMQTLACDVESLTSDSQTWTQEDKLLLESQLILATAEPLCLDPSVSVACTANSLLYNKQKMNADPMKRCFKRCSSPALSRQQELSHGPPPPELTVLTSCQPSKESNAGEQYDLKISGAGNYVDVWEQRPCDLAVPSEVDVEKYATGRKSVSSYDSQPTGWPAHEVRDDSVFEWEAGDQYRDTKMFFMRSLNDPLISGKEMSPKKARYERQLSPPHASRGDHSKSFMPGSKTDAGTVVIRPEELVQKNSSCPVKVSHSSSGSASLSPLSPGKETERPKTVLLQASVLGEEVQPPPPPVTLLSSSGTSSSASSFPPQQAGGFHKSASPAPASKPPSLPQNSPVEVSRVSTLPAAAQSTAGSSQTPVTTQVRVSPVGVRVIKVVNSVPGTHALGRAPSPSQGSATPATAPAGNLPSNLPLRGRPPKAPPTALQANSQVGVRVILKDAPGARPLTLLQFPPGSLIVNTQQLPGQLQQQQLYQLIPELQGQQPSTSHPQQLVSQAASAQGSASQKTAFCAQQAVVINVSGSFLQPQVIVFSCSSRNVSSNHSISSSHGSNNTQQQQQQPQQPRHLQQPQHQQQPRQPQHLQQQQQPQQPRHLQQPQHQLLQIQHLRILQPPVAVAPAAAQT